From a region of the Thermus caldilimi genome:
- a CDS encoding argininosuccinate synthase, whose protein sequence is MKIVLAYSGGLDTSIILKWLKETYGAEVIAFTADIGQGEEVAEAREKALRTGASKAIALDLREEFVRDFVFPMFRAGAVYEGYYLLGTAIARPLIAKYLVKIAEEEGAEAVAHGATGKGNDQVRFELTAYALKPNIRVIAPWREWHFKGRQEMIAYAEAHGIPVPVTQEKPYSMDANLLHISYEGGVLEDPWAEPPKGMFRMTLDPEEAPDAPEYVEVEFHRGDPVAVNGERLSPAALLQRLNEIGGRHGVGRVDLVENRFVGMKSRGVYETPGGTLLYHARRAVESLTLDREVLHQRDQLAPKYAELVYYGFWYAPEREALQAYFDHVAQAVTGVARLKLYKGNVYVVGRKAPKSLYQKDLVSFDELGGYDQKDAEGFIRIHALRLRVRAMAEKGKGEHGA, encoded by the coding sequence ATGAAGATCGTCCTGGCATACTCCGGCGGGCTGGATACCAGCATCATCCTCAAGTGGCTCAAGGAAACCTACGGGGCCGAGGTCATCGCCTTCACCGCGGACATCGGCCAGGGGGAGGAGGTGGCGGAGGCCCGGGAAAAGGCCCTGAGGACCGGGGCCTCCAAGGCCATCGCCCTGGACCTGAGGGAAGAGTTCGTGCGGGACTTCGTCTTCCCCATGTTCCGCGCGGGAGCGGTGTACGAGGGGTACTACCTCCTGGGCACCGCCATCGCCCGGCCCCTCATCGCCAAGTACCTGGTGAAAATCGCCGAGGAGGAGGGCGCCGAGGCCGTGGCCCACGGGGCCACGGGCAAGGGCAACGACCAGGTGCGCTTTGAGCTCACCGCCTACGCCCTGAAGCCCAACATCCGGGTCATCGCCCCCTGGCGGGAGTGGCACTTTAAGGGCCGGCAGGAGATGATCGCCTACGCGGAGGCCCACGGCATCCCCGTGCCCGTGACCCAGGAGAAGCCCTACTCCATGGACGCCAACCTTCTGCATATTTCCTACGAGGGGGGGGTGCTGGAAGACCCCTGGGCCGAGCCCCCCAAGGGGATGTTCCGCATGACCCTGGACCCCGAGGAGGCCCCCGACGCCCCCGAGTACGTGGAGGTGGAGTTCCACCGGGGGGACCCGGTGGCGGTGAACGGGGAAAGGCTTTCCCCGGCGGCCCTTTTGCAAAGGCTCAACGAGATCGGGGGGCGGCACGGGGTGGGCCGGGTGGACCTGGTGGAGAACCGCTTCGTGGGCATGAAGTCCCGGGGGGTCTACGAAACCCCGGGGGGGACCCTCCTTTACCACGCCCGGCGGGCGGTGGAAAGCCTCACCCTGGACCGGGAGGTGCTCCACCAGCGGGACCAGCTCGCCCCCAAGTACGCGGAGCTCGTCTACTACGGCTTCTGGTACGCCCCCGAGCGGGAGGCCCTCCAAGCCTACTTTGACCACGTGGCCCAGGCGGTCACCGGGGTGGCAAGGCTCAAGCTCTACAAGGGGAACGTCTACGTGGTGGGGCGCAAAGCGCCCAAGAGCCTCTACCAGAAGGACCTGGTCTCCTTTGACGAGCTTGGGGGCTACGACCAGAAGGACGCCGAGGGCTTCATCCGGATCCACGCCCTGCGCCTTAGGGTGCGGGCCATGGCGGAGAAGGGGAAGGGGGAGCATGGCGCATAG
- the argH gene encoding argininosuccinate lyase: MAHRTWGGRFAEGPDALAARFNASLPFDRALWREDLWQNRVHARMLKEVGLLSEEELRAILEGLDRIEEEIRAGTFPWREELEDVHMNLEARLMELVGPPGGKLHTARSRNDQVATDLRLFLRGALDELLALLLDLRRVLVQEAEKHLEPLYVLPGYTHLQRAQPILLAHWFLAYHEMLSRDEGRLKDARERLNESPLGAAALAGTGFPIDRHYTAKELGFARPMRNSLDAVASRDFALEVLSALNIGMLHLSRMAEELVLYSTEEFAFVEVPDAFATGSSIMPQKKNPDTLELIRAKAGRVLGALVALSTVVKGLPLAYNKDLQEDKEPLLDALATYRDSLKLFAALLPGLRWRRERMWQAAEGGYALATELADYLAEKGLPFRAAHHVVGRLVRRLAEEGRPLKDLTLEELKAHHPLFAEDALPLLRLETAIHRRRSYGGTAPEAVRARLLEAKKEVGLD; the protein is encoded by the coding sequence ATGGCGCATAGGACCTGGGGGGGCCGCTTCGCCGAGGGGCCGGATGCGCTGGCGGCCCGCTTCAACGCCTCCTTGCCCTTCGACCGGGCCCTTTGGCGGGAGGACCTCTGGCAGAACCGGGTCCACGCCCGCATGCTCAAGGAGGTGGGCCTCCTCAGCGAGGAGGAGCTAAGGGCCATCCTCGAGGGCCTGGACCGCATCGAGGAGGAGATCCGGGCGGGCACCTTCCCCTGGCGGGAGGAGCTGGAGGACGTGCACATGAACCTGGAAGCCCGCCTCATGGAGCTCGTCGGCCCCCCTGGGGGCAAGCTCCACACCGCCCGTAGCCGCAACGACCAGGTGGCCACCGACCTGAGGCTCTTCCTCCGGGGCGCCCTGGACGAGCTCTTGGCCCTGCTCCTGGACCTGCGCCGGGTGCTGGTACAGGAGGCGGAAAAGCACCTGGAGCCCCTTTACGTCCTCCCCGGCTACACCCACCTGCAACGGGCCCAGCCCATCCTCCTTGCCCACTGGTTCCTGGCCTACCACGAGATGCTTTCCCGGGATGAGGGAAGGCTAAAGGACGCCCGGGAGCGCCTCAACGAAAGCCCCTTAGGGGCGGCGGCCCTGGCGGGGACGGGCTTTCCCATCGACCGCCACTACACCGCCAAGGAGCTTGGCTTCGCTAGGCCCATGCGCAACTCCCTGGACGCGGTGGCTAGCCGCGACTTCGCCCTCGAGGTCCTCTCCGCCCTCAACATCGGCATGCTCCACCTCTCCCGGATGGCGGAGGAGCTTGTCCTTTACAGCACCGAGGAGTTCGCCTTCGTGGAGGTGCCGGACGCCTTCGCCACGGGAAGCTCCATCATGCCCCAGAAGAAGAACCCGGACACCCTGGAGCTCATCCGGGCCAAGGCGGGAAGGGTCTTGGGGGCCCTGGTGGCCCTGTCCACCGTGGTGAAGGGCCTGCCTCTCGCCTACAACAAGGACCTGCAGGAGGACAAGGAGCCCCTTTTGGACGCCCTGGCCACCTACCGGGATAGCCTCAAGCTCTTCGCCGCCCTCCTCCCCGGCCTCAGGTGGCGGCGGGAGAGGATGTGGCAGGCAGCGGAGGGAGGCTACGCCTTGGCCACGGAGCTCGCCGACTACCTGGCGGAAAAGGGCCTGCCCTTCCGGGCGGCCCACCACGTGGTGGGCCGCCTGGTGCGCAGGCTGGCGGAGGAGGGAAGGCCCCTCAAGGACCTGACCCTGGAGGAGCTCAAGGCCCACCACCCCCTCTTCGCCGAAGACGCCCTGCCCCTCCTCCGCCTGGAAACCGCCATCCACCGCCGCAGGTCCTACGGGGGCACGGCCCCTGAGGCGGTGCGGGCAAGGCTTCTGGAGGCCAAGAA